TAAATGTAGAATAAACTCATCGGGGTGCTGCGCTTCAACATCATATTTTTGAAGTGCTTGACTGGGAAAATCATCAAGATTAAAAGTGACAATTACATCAGCATTACAGCGAATTGCAGCAGCAAGAACATGACGATCATCTGGATCAGGAAGTGTTAATGCTGGTATAAGATCTTCGTATCCCGTAACCAGACAATCTCTAACATGAGAATTCATCAGAGTTTTAGTCCTGGTAAGCTGTTCAAGTGTAAGATCAGGACGATTCTTGAGAACATTTCTGATCCATTCATCGTGAATAGCATTTGTCCAACGGGCCTTAAATAAGTCAGTGATGGCAAGTTCCATTAAAAAATCCCGAAGCGGTGCTGGATATAAAACACAAGCATCGTAGACAACGGAAAAATTAGCCACTACAGGACTCCTTCGTATCCCATATTCAGTTCTTGAGCTTGAATAGTAAGCTCATCAAGCGTTTCCCGTCGTGCTGCATCAACTCGATTTTTGTAGTCCATTAAATCTTGGTAACGCACCCTTCGGCGCGTGCCCACTTTACGAAAAGGGATTTCTCCAGACTCCAGCAGTTGCACTAAATAGGGACGGGAAACATTCAAAATGTCAGCAGCTTCTTGGGTCGTGAGTTCTGCGTGGATTGGAATCAGCGTTACAGCATTTCCCTTCGCCATCTGTGCCAACATCTCAAGCAGTAGACGAAAAGCTTCAGCAGGTATGACAACAACTTCATCTTGGCTGTCATCTTGCACAAGCTTGATGGTACGGGTGCATCCGTCTTGGTTCTTGATGTACCGTGCCAAAGACGAGCTACTGGCTTGTGCAATCGTAGCTTCTTCTTGCGTAGGTAGAACAGACCGCAAGTTTGGAGCCTCTGTAAGTGTCATTGATTCAGCCTCTCACTATCTAATATAAAGGTTTGCGTTTACTACAAAAGTGTCTCCAACTTCTGCAAACGAGAG
The DNA window shown above is from Planktothrix serta PCC 8927 and carries:
- a CDS encoding PIN domain-containing protein gives rise to the protein MANFSVVYDACVLYPAPLRDFLMELAITDLFKARWTNAIHDEWIRNVLKNRPDLTLEQLTRTKTLMNSHVRDCLVTGYEDLIPALTLPDPDDRHVLAAAIRCNADVIVTFNLDDFPSQALQKYDVEAQHPDEFILHLLDLNPAMVCRAAEIQRMRLKNPPKTPNEYLDTLLKQGLPQSVSRLRELCYGI
- a CDS encoding helix-turn-helix domain-containing protein, with product MTLTEAPNLRSVLPTQEEATIAQASSSSLARYIKNQDGCTRTIKLVQDDSQDEVVVIPAEAFRLLLEMLAQMAKGNAVTLIPIHAELTTQEAADILNVSRPYLVQLLESGEIPFRKVGTRRRVRYQDLMDYKNRVDAARRETLDELTIQAQELNMGYEGVL